The Chitinophaga flava genome has a segment encoding these proteins:
- a CDS encoding PorP/SprF family type IX secretion system membrane protein has protein sequence MIKKLYTSLIVFTGICLSLKSQGQTLGNSQALLEPSGTQYFQNQYLANPAMAGLDTGLHINASYRNQWNGMNGAPVTKFASADIKVEERMGVGVNIFNDVAGLINRTRVGLSYAYRIPLGQPHQQLSFGLSAVWNIQRLNVKDVNGDMNDPAFGAFNRRDNYFEAEYGMAYTDEHLNIQASLPNIRNMVTNRDEGINGGSIFFSAVSYRFRPQGSVLSSIEPKLCFRGIRGYDNILDAGFNVTFLDNVANIMTMYHSSKSLTTGLGVNIMKTLGIQAMYTFQTGGLKTYVNGTYEIGATLHLFK, from the coding sequence ATGATAAAGAAACTATATACGTCTTTAATTGTGTTTACCGGTATCTGTTTGTCCCTGAAAAGCCAGGGACAGACACTCGGTAATTCGCAGGCATTGCTGGAACCCTCCGGCACACAGTATTTCCAGAATCAGTACCTCGCCAACCCGGCGATGGCTGGTCTGGATACGGGTCTGCATATCAATGCCTCTTACCGCAACCAGTGGAATGGTATGAATGGCGCGCCCGTCACCAAATTTGCTTCGGCAGATATTAAAGTGGAAGAACGTATGGGCGTGGGCGTGAATATCTTCAACGATGTGGCCGGTCTGATCAACCGTACGCGTGTGGGACTCAGCTATGCTTACCGCATTCCGCTGGGTCAGCCTCATCAGCAGCTGAGCTTCGGCCTGTCTGCCGTATGGAACATACAACGCCTCAACGTAAAAGATGTAAACGGCGATATGAACGACCCCGCCTTTGGCGCCTTCAACCGTCGCGATAACTATTTCGAAGCGGAATACGGTATGGCCTATACGGACGAGCACCTGAATATACAGGCCTCTCTGCCCAATATCCGGAACATGGTTACCAACAGAGACGAGGGCATAAATGGTGGAAGCATATTCTTTTCGGCGGTCTCCTACAGATTCCGGCCCCAGGGCAGTGTACTCTCCTCCATCGAGCCTAAACTCTGTTTCCGTGGTATCAGAGGTTACGACAATATCCTCGATGCCGGCTTCAATGTTACCTTCCTGGACAATGTGGCCAATATCATGACGATGTACCACAGCTCCAAAAGCCTCACTACAGGCCTGGGCGTTAACATCATGAAAACACTGGGTATCCAGGCCATGTATACTTTCCAGACCGGAGGCCTCAAAACTTATGTGAATGGTACCTATGAAATAGGCGCTACCCTTCACCTCTTTAAATAA
- a CDS encoding helix-turn-helix domain-containing protein, which translates to MKVKTIAPIDFERHYMSEIPPVFKTLGVPLQIYDIKETARFINLPTPLYRPDYNFIVHLTKGSARQQVDAIIQSIYAHDVLFVKQGNMTALKDVSPDVEGHIIVFEDSTLNHLLSKEKLIHLFSTNTVIQLSDETSNWLTPLFSLLTHEMYYSVPDLDVCYSLFQAALMKIIASDKEQQKNVNRSSEITFAFKELVYKHHIEQRSVSFYVDKLAVSVNYLNRCVQQTMGTAPKEWINKVNILHSQLLLQDFTKDISSIAFELNYEDPGYFGRLFKKITRLTPSEYRASLMQSLS; encoded by the coding sequence ATGAAAGTTAAAACTATCGCACCGATTGACTTCGAACGTCATTATATGTCCGAAATACCGCCGGTTTTCAAGACATTGGGAGTGCCTTTGCAGATATATGACATAAAAGAGACCGCCCGGTTTATTAATTTGCCGACCCCACTCTACAGGCCCGACTATAATTTTATCGTTCACCTCACAAAGGGGAGTGCCCGGCAACAGGTAGATGCCATTATTCAATCCATTTATGCCCATGATGTATTGTTTGTGAAGCAGGGGAATATGACTGCTTTAAAAGACGTGAGCCCAGATGTGGAAGGGCATATTATTGTATTTGAAGATAGTACGCTCAATCATCTTTTATCAAAGGAAAAACTGATCCACCTTTTCAGCACCAATACGGTCATTCAGTTGTCTGATGAAACGAGTAACTGGTTAACCCCGCTTTTCAGCTTGTTAACCCATGAAATGTACTACAGCGTACCCGACCTGGATGTTTGTTATTCGCTGTTTCAGGCAGCACTGATGAAGATTATAGCTTCAGACAAGGAGCAGCAGAAAAACGTGAACCGCAGCAGCGAGATTACCTTTGCATTTAAGGAACTGGTGTACAAACATCATATTGAGCAAAGATCCGTTTCTTTTTATGTAGATAAACTGGCGGTTTCCGTGAATTATCTGAACCGTTGTGTGCAGCAAACGATGGGCACTGCACCCAAGGAATGGATCAACAAAGTGAATATTTTACACAGCCAGCTTTTATTGCAGGACTTTACCAAAGATATTTCGTCTATTGCATTTGAACTCAATTATGAAGACCCTGGTTATTTTGGCCGTCTTTTTAAAAAGATAACGAGGTTAACACCTTCTGAATATAGGGCTTCCCTGATGCAAAGTTTGTCCTAG
- a CDS encoding cupin domain-containing protein yields MNKIYRIENGVVVPDGTTVYEIIGPIQSKLAKLPIIDAESLAYGELAPGEKSHVHVHPVITHLTWVVSGTLTVGMKDTASNDMYYIEVKERETVLTQPGTFFQLLNNSGQQCQVLYIVAPAFIFEVNEQGEVLYNDQIVLDLSWDQLRQQNWQIPELQNMEKIIADREASVQRLKQK; encoded by the coding sequence ATGAATAAAATCTATCGTATCGAAAACGGCGTGGTGGTACCCGACGGTACTACTGTTTACGAAATCATAGGACCGATACAGTCCAAACTGGCAAAGCTTCCTATCATAGATGCGGAAAGTCTTGCCTACGGAGAGCTGGCCCCCGGCGAAAAATCACATGTACATGTACATCCCGTTATCACACACCTTACCTGGGTGGTGTCCGGCACGCTCACTGTAGGCATGAAAGATACTGCCAGCAACGATATGTATTATATAGAAGTAAAAGAAAGGGAAACAGTGCTCACACAGCCCGGGACTTTTTTCCAGCTGCTCAACAACAGTGGCCAGCAATGCCAGGTATTATACATCGTAGCCCCTGCCTTTATTTTTGAAGTAAACGAACAGGGCGAAGTACTCTACAACGACCAGATAGTACTGGACCTCAGCTGGGACCAGCTACGGCAGCAGAACTGGCAGATACCTGAATTACAGAACATGGAAAAAATCATAGCCGACAGAGAAGCATCAGTACAACGATTAAAACAAAAATAG
- a CDS encoding DUF6268 family outer membrane beta-barrel protein codes for MKSLLRQSILVVSLTLFSNHIFAQTIKDLVGVSFTTHSESQFNDLPEGSGLSGNKFKYNTYDAWLPLPPLHFGKTEIFSNINYRLMDFSFDRSETQHLYQLDKIHEVKAMMIVRHPIAKKWSVLGILIPTLASDFKSSLSSDDLIVDGIYGVSKRFGKHSNLEVGLGVHVMYSFHEFLITPGISVDYKSNNGKWMGQFYWPRLNFVYNLSKNTQVGIAGSIDWTKYNLQNYKDFEGKEIDYAQFSTIHAGVQFNQRIYKNFWFQLQGGMGLFGSYKLFSPQHDTIRNFGVDNTVYGKAMITYRLK; via the coding sequence ATGAAAAGCTTACTACGTCAATCTATACTGGTTGTTTCGCTTACCTTATTTTCGAATCATATTTTTGCACAAACTATTAAAGATCTGGTGGGTGTTTCATTTACCACGCATTCAGAAAGCCAGTTCAACGATCTGCCTGAAGGCAGTGGTTTGAGTGGAAATAAATTTAAGTATAATACCTATGATGCCTGGTTGCCTTTGCCCCCGCTGCATTTCGGGAAGACCGAAATTTTTTCCAATATAAACTACCGGTTGATGGATTTTTCTTTTGACCGGTCTGAAACACAACATCTTTATCAATTGGATAAAATTCATGAAGTAAAAGCAATGATGATCGTCAGGCATCCTATCGCGAAGAAGTGGTCGGTGCTAGGAATATTAATACCTACGCTGGCATCTGATTTTAAAAGTTCGCTTTCTTCTGATGACCTGATTGTGGATGGTATTTATGGCGTGTCCAAAAGATTCGGTAAACATTCCAACCTTGAAGTGGGCCTGGGAGTCCACGTGATGTACTCTTTCCATGAGTTTCTGATCACACCCGGGATTTCTGTAGATTACAAAAGCAATAATGGTAAGTGGATGGGACAGTTTTACTGGCCCAGGCTGAATTTTGTATATAACCTGTCTAAAAACACACAGGTGGGCATTGCGGGCTCTATTGACTGGACCAAATACAACCTGCAGAATTATAAAGATTTTGAAGGAAAGGAAATTGATTATGCCCAGTTTTCGACTATTCATGCCGGGGTACAGTTTAACCAGCGTATCTATAAAAATTTCTGGTTCCAGTTGCAGGGAGGTATGGGACTGTTTGGAAGCTATAAACTGTTTAGTCCGCAGCATGATACTATCCGCAACTTCGGGGTGGATAATACGGTTTACGGGAAGGCTATGATTACGTACCGGCTGAAGTGA
- a CDS encoding alpha/beta fold hydrolase: MNTSITFSPATFKTVQVNNVEIFYREAGPADAPVILLLHGFPSSSHMYRNLMNHLSARYHVIAPDYPGAGLSSRPARDVFEYTFDQLALIMEKFIDTIGLTRFSLYAQDFGGPVGFRIASKRPELIEALLIQNANAYTEGLAPRVHELAALVNSGNEEALQNVLDSMLSLEGIKGNYFHPETNPERINPDGYLLDDYFMQVPGTKDIQAALLRNYQHNFTQYNNWQQYFRNHQPPTLIVWGKYDPIFLVPGAKAYLKDLPDAELHLLDGGHFLLEEHHQEVATLIDRFLSAKL, encoded by the coding sequence ATGAACACCTCCATCACCTTCTCCCCTGCTACTTTTAAAACCGTACAGGTAAACAACGTAGAAATCTTTTACCGCGAAGCGGGTCCGGCAGACGCCCCTGTAATCCTCTTGCTACACGGATTTCCATCTTCGTCCCACATGTATCGCAACCTGATGAATCACCTGTCCGCCAGATACCATGTGATCGCACCTGACTATCCGGGTGCAGGGCTGAGCAGCCGGCCGGCCAGGGATGTATTTGAATATACATTTGACCAGCTGGCGCTCATCATGGAAAAATTCATCGACACCATCGGATTAACCCGGTTCAGCTTATATGCTCAGGACTTCGGCGGACCAGTGGGTTTCAGGATTGCCAGCAAAAGACCCGAACTGATTGAAGCGCTCCTTATACAGAACGCGAACGCCTACACGGAAGGGCTGGCACCCAGGGTACACGAACTGGCAGCCCTCGTAAACAGTGGCAATGAAGAAGCGCTGCAAAACGTATTGGATAGTATGCTTTCCCTCGAAGGAATTAAGGGAAACTATTTTCATCCCGAAACAAATCCGGAAAGAATAAACCCTGATGGTTACCTCCTGGACGACTACTTTATGCAGGTCCCCGGCACAAAAGACATACAGGCCGCCTTATTGCGTAACTACCAGCACAACTTTACGCAATACAACAACTGGCAACAATACTTCCGGAATCATCAACCACCTACCCTGATCGTATGGGGTAAATATGATCCGATATTCCTGGTGCCCGGCGCCAAAGCATACCTGAAAGATCTGCCGGACGCTGAGTTGCACCTACTGGATGGAGGCCACTTCCTGCTCGAAGAACATCATCAGGAGGTAGCTACCCTGATCGACCGCTTCCTATCTGCCAAACTTTAA
- a CDS encoding ferritin-like domain-containing protein has protein sequence MNLQDQLLPVREKLQKAIELELATIPPYLTAMFSIRPGTNAMAASIIRSVVMEEMLHMLLAGNLLSAIGGNVRLGKEQIPVYPVQMEFQGKQFKNRQFDIHLAAFSKDTIDVFLQIELPDGWTVSPLEFERITIPGFTIGEFYRGIKDDLIDLCNTYGEKNVFTGKKENQVSEEYFWRGGGTPIVVTSLANATAAIDLIVEQGEGSSVNTVVKAFSFAGTDEVPHYFRFNEIYHGRLYNKNDDPYHSPTGAVIDVDYTAVFPIKTSCKSSDLQQFPELSYLNNLFNNNYTTMLSHLEEGFNGNPAAFYTAILNGMHKLSPIAYNLVQLPIPGDPKGRHAAPSFEWHSDLL, from the coding sequence ATGAATCTGCAAGATCAACTGTTACCTGTCCGTGAAAAGCTGCAAAAGGCGATCGAGCTGGAACTGGCCACCATTCCGCCTTACCTGACCGCCATGTTCAGCATCCGTCCCGGCACCAATGCCATGGCTGCTTCCATCATCAGAAGTGTGGTCATGGAAGAAATGCTGCACATGCTGCTGGCTGGCAACCTGCTGTCCGCCATTGGCGGCAACGTTAGACTCGGGAAAGAGCAGATTCCCGTATATCCCGTTCAGATGGAGTTTCAGGGTAAACAGTTTAAAAACCGTCAGTTCGATATACACCTGGCTGCCTTCAGCAAAGACACCATCGACGTTTTCCTTCAGATTGAACTACCGGATGGATGGACGGTCAGTCCACTCGAATTTGAGCGTATTACCATACCCGGATTCACCATTGGGGAATTTTACCGGGGGATAAAAGATGATCTCATTGATCTCTGCAACACATATGGAGAAAAAAATGTATTCACCGGCAAAAAGGAAAACCAGGTTTCAGAAGAATATTTCTGGCGTGGCGGCGGCACACCTATCGTTGTGACCAGCCTTGCAAACGCCACAGCAGCCATAGACCTCATCGTAGAACAGGGTGAAGGCAGCTCTGTAAACACTGTTGTAAAAGCTTTCAGCTTTGCCGGAACTGATGAGGTACCACACTACTTCCGCTTCAATGAAATTTACCACGGTCGTTTGTACAACAAAAATGATGATCCATATCACTCTCCCACAGGAGCTGTTATTGATGTCGATTATACGGCTGTTTTTCCCATTAAAACCAGTTGTAAAAGCAGCGATCTCCAGCAATTCCCTGAGCTGAGTTATCTCAACAATCTCTTCAACAACAATTATACGACCATGCTTTCTCACCTGGAAGAAGGTTTTAATGGCAATCCCGCTGCCTTTTATACCGCCATCCTGAACGGCATGCATAAACTATCCCCGATAGCATACAACCTCGTACAGCTGCCTATTCCAGGCGATCCCAAGGGAAGACATGCTGCACCCAGTTTTGAATGGCACAGTGATCTCTTATAA
- a CDS encoding TetR/AcrR family transcriptional regulator: protein MAGRPKIFDNEEVINKAIAVFWSKGYEATSTEDLLEAMGIGKGSFYLAFKGGKKELFEKVLEQFRQQADARMIKELANSDNPLDVIRNLFYNIAHAPKKVHHNGCFFGNTIVELASIEPQLMNKSVGLLQQLEDTFREIIIAAQKHGQLKNSMRPDLLAKHLITAWNGLNVTRRMYPDEKTLLPLIEIQLQVLT, encoded by the coding sequence ATGGCAGGAAGACCTAAAATATTTGATAACGAAGAAGTGATTAACAAGGCCATAGCGGTATTTTGGTCTAAGGGCTATGAAGCCACGTCTACCGAAGATTTGCTGGAGGCCATGGGCATCGGGAAAGGCAGCTTTTACCTGGCATTCAAAGGCGGGAAAAAAGAGCTGTTTGAAAAAGTGCTGGAGCAATTCCGTCAGCAAGCCGATGCCAGGATGATAAAAGAGCTGGCCAATAGTGATAATCCGCTGGACGTGATCCGCAACCTGTTTTACAACATTGCCCATGCACCCAAAAAAGTGCATCACAACGGCTGTTTCTTCGGCAACACTATTGTGGAACTGGCCAGCATAGAACCACAACTGATGAACAAATCCGTTGGCCTGCTACAGCAGCTGGAAGATACCTTTCGGGAAATCATTATTGCCGCACAAAAACACGGGCAACTCAAAAACAGCATGAGACCCGATCTGCTGGCCAAACACCTTATCACCGCCTGGAACGGCTTGAACGTTACCAGACGTATGTATCCCGATGAAAAAACATTGCTGCCCCTGATCGAAATTCAACTCCAGGTCCTGACCTGA
- a CDS encoding GMC oxidoreductase produces MQTEIVVIGSGVAATALITKILAERPNTSITVLEAGGKIKLRDWALFQNYLITNKLPFDNQNIYDSCHDLSYPDRDKPGENKFEGDTEIPMVGARAFLYGGSTVHWGGWSFRLKPEDFQLRTSLKNKGIAPGDVIDWPFGYEEMEPYYHEAEHFIGVSGDSEDTTTPRSGKYPFPAFPFTLEDGLFIDAFKKFTEPVSYSHLPIARYGDTHANNSHGPCHTTGLCKYCPFGARFAAANNLDDLVQSARYPHLQILTNAIADEILMDSKTHATGVKYLNQKNGAWETIHANIIINAAGAIEGAKLLQRSALDRWKNGIGNDYDLVGRFLITHPYFFYKAVLPANPQMLQPEMGFPTLVSRYYDSPAEQHKGKFILVNPPSSPKVNLARSMSNGKTRDEIIKSIQTNTTVQLQGLIEVFSDRRNRVVNSEKKNRFGMRETKIDFYKSGDFDNRMKEVEAITKTIFGHMNAVDPGIENAISWRADHAACTTRMSNSPEEGVVNPDLKVHGTSNIYMCSNAVFSSLGAVNPTLTLTALSLRLGSHLLNQLKA; encoded by the coding sequence ATGCAAACAGAAATTGTGGTGATCGGCTCCGGCGTGGCCGCTACCGCCCTGATCACCAAAATACTGGCCGAAAGGCCCAATACATCCATTACCGTACTGGAAGCAGGCGGAAAAATAAAACTGCGGGATTGGGCCCTGTTTCAGAATTACCTCATCACTAACAAGCTGCCATTCGACAACCAGAATATTTATGATTCCTGTCACGATTTGTCTTACCCCGACAGAGACAAACCAGGAGAGAATAAATTTGAAGGAGACACAGAGATTCCGATGGTAGGTGCACGTGCTTTCCTCTATGGCGGCTCTACTGTACACTGGGGCGGCTGGTCTTTCCGGTTAAAACCCGAAGACTTTCAGCTGCGTACCAGCCTGAAAAATAAAGGTATTGCTCCGGGAGATGTTATTGACTGGCCTTTCGGCTACGAGGAAATGGAACCCTACTATCACGAAGCAGAACACTTTATCGGCGTCTCCGGCGACTCAGAAGACACTACCACGCCCCGGTCAGGAAAATATCCCTTCCCGGCTTTTCCTTTCACCCTGGAAGACGGGCTGTTTATCGATGCCTTCAAAAAATTCACTGAACCGGTCAGTTATTCTCATTTGCCTATAGCCCGTTATGGCGACACCCATGCCAATAACAGCCATGGTCCCTGTCATACTACCGGGTTATGCAAATACTGTCCGTTTGGCGCCCGGTTTGCAGCTGCCAATAACCTCGATGACCTGGTACAATCCGCCCGGTACCCGCATCTTCAGATCCTCACCAATGCCATCGCAGATGAAATACTGATGGACAGCAAAACACATGCTACCGGCGTTAAGTATCTCAACCAAAAAAATGGCGCCTGGGAAACAATCCATGCAAACATCATCATCAACGCTGCAGGAGCCATTGAAGGTGCCAAGCTGTTACAACGTTCTGCACTGGACCGGTGGAAAAATGGTATCGGCAACGACTACGATCTGGTAGGCAGGTTCCTCATTACACACCCTTACTTTTTTTACAAAGCCGTGCTGCCAGCCAATCCACAAATGCTTCAGCCTGAAATGGGCTTCCCTACCCTGGTATCACGTTACTATGATAGTCCGGCCGAACAACACAAAGGGAAATTTATTCTTGTCAATCCACCCAGTTCTCCCAAAGTAAATCTGGCCCGCTCCATGAGCAACGGCAAAACAAGAGATGAAATCATCAAATCCATACAAACCAATACTACCGTACAACTGCAGGGTCTCATAGAGGTCTTCAGCGACCGTAGAAACCGCGTGGTAAACTCAGAAAAGAAAAACAGATTCGGAATGAGGGAAACAAAAATTGACTTCTACAAAAGCGGAGACTTTGACAACAGAATGAAAGAAGTGGAAGCCATCACTAAAACCATCTTCGGCCATATGAACGCGGTAGATCCGGGAATAGAAAACGCCATTTCCTGGCGGGCCGACCATGCTGCCTGTACTACCAGAATGAGTAACAGCCCTGAAGAAGGTGTGGTAAATCCCGATCTGAAAGTACATGGCACCTCCAATATTTACATGTGTTCCAATGCTGTTTTCTCTTCACTGGGCGCTGTAAATCCTACCCTCACACTCACCGCCCTCTCTTTAAGGCTGGGCAGTCATTTATTAAACCAATTAAAAGCTTAG